TGGGTATACTCAAAGGTTTTAGACATGATACAAAAAGAGACTATCAAACCAATAGAGAGAGCATCACAAGAAGTATCAGCTGTGTCAACGGAGGAGAAAACTGAGGAGGAAACCGAAATAACTCTTGAAGAGGAAACTGTATAGGAACTATGCGACGGTTAATAGATATAATCACATTATACTTTATTGAGAATAGCTATAAGATGTTTTATAAAGGAGATCATATCTTTTTAGTGCTTCTATAATAAGCTTATCGATACCAATACCTTGAAGTGCACTTATCTCTAAATCTACATTATATCCATAGCTATTTAATAATTTTCTACAGTAGTCAAGTCTCTTACCATCAACTTTATCTATCTTATTGAATACAACTAGAATCTTCTCCTTACCAACAATAGTTAAAACAGTCCTTAGAACATCTATCTGCTGATCAATTGAATAATAAGCATCTATTGAAGGATCTATAAGATATAGTACTACCGACTGTAGAGTCCTTAGTGCTGCTATTGCTCTTCGCTCAATATCGTTCATCTCACTTAACGGTCTATCTAATATACCTGGGGTATCCATTATCTGAATCCTAGTTGAACCTAAATCTAGATGACCAAGAATAACATTCTTTGTTGTAAAAGGATATGGAGATATCTTTGGCTTGGCTGATGATATTTTACTAACTAGTGTTGATTTACCTACTTGTGGCATTCCAGCTATTATGAATAATGGAGATGAAGTATCAATACATGGTGTTTCTTTTACTATCTTAGCAATGTCTTTCGTTATATATAGATGTTTTACGTTACGTTTAACAATAGATAATACCCTACCTACAAATTCCCTTGAATATGTCTTTGCCTCAGAAACACTACTGCTATCAAGTATCTTATTTCTATACTCCCTCCACAACCTACTAATGATTTTTATGGCTTTAACAGCTTCATCTATAACAGTATTATAAAGACCTTTAGAAGCTATATCTATAATCTCTCCATAGAAAGCTGGTAGAGACTCTTTTCTAGGAGCTCTAGCAATACTAGAAAGACTTGTTGACACAATTTGAAATGTTTTCTCTGCTTTTAACATATATCTAAACTTTCTCACCTCCTCACTACCTTTAGAATATATAGATTCTGGAACCTTTACCTTCTCCACATATGCTTGTAAAACTCTATACCTTAGAGATTGATAATCAAGAGGATTAATCTTCAATAAATCCTCGAGACAGTAGTACTGATTATTCAGTGGTCGTGGTTCTGTCATCCTTAACTCCACACCGCGGGACTCGCTCATCATCTAAACCTTATAGCTGAATACACACCTATAACAATTTGCTGAAGCCCTATTATAAACATAGGTATGTTATGGTTATATATGCTTAAACAGATTATTAATATTGCTAACAATATCGTAATAACTATAGAGGTGTCCATCTTACTGCTCATCTTAATCTTAGGTGTAATCCTATATTCAAGTCTTCGACCAATTAAACCATATATAGCATTTATAGTAATATATGGAGAGATTAGTGACATTATAGCTGAGGTTCTACCTGATAAAAATAATGCTTTTCTATTACTATAAAGCTCTTCAAAACGAAGAAATAGATATATCGATACTGATTCGAGTGCCATAAAAAGAATGTATATAAATATCAATGGCATAAAACCTTTGATACCAATACCCTTCTCTATAATTGACGATACAAGACTAAGATATATACCAAACGTATATGGCATTGTGAAGAAGGGTTGAAGTAGATAGAAAAAGGCTTCAAGCCTAGTCCAGAAATCTAGCCTTGATCTTCTGAACTCCTTTATAGACTTTCTAATAAGTACATCTATAGTACCATAGCTCCATCTACTCTGCTGAATTCTAAGAGCATATAGATCCTGTGGAACACTTACTAATATATACTCTTTAAGAGAAATCCTAGGCATAACTCCATATCCTAGTAATTTAACACCTAGATACATATCATCCTGAACTATATCTGGTGGCAACATACCTAGAGAGACAAAGATATCCCTCCTATATACAGTTCCCGAACCAAGAGGATATATAAATAGCTTAGATAGAGACCTTAGTTTATATAATATCCAAGATCCATAATTAGTCATAAAACTTACAGCTTCTTCAAGATATGTACCATAACGTATATATGTTCTCCATGGAAAGACGCAGACATTTTCGCATCTCATAGCACTCTCTATCACCTCTACATCAACTCTAGCATCAATATCTAAAACCATTACGTTCTCCTCATATGAAAACCTAAATCCATCATTAATTGCACCATTCCTTCTATATAATCCATTAATCCTTAGAATAACTATTGTATCCTCAACCATGTCTGCTTTGCTGATAAGATTCTTAACATAGTTAAGATCGTCATCTAGTACATATACTATAGAGAAATGCCTATTACTAAGATTATACTTTATATTTTTAAACATGTCCATACTCCCTAGGACTATCTCCATAGGCTCATTTTTAGATGGTATAACTAATGATAAGGAATGTATATATGATCCAAAAACATGTTTCTCACCTAAACCCTTAACCATTTTTAGATTTGGTATAGCTCTAACTACTATAGTTATATGATATAGAGAGGTGATGGCAAGTGAAGCTATAATTAGAATCCATGAAACTTCTGATAACATCTTAAACCCTTCTATCCATAACCTTCCCTATATTAACATGACTGAAAAATTATGTTTATAGGCTTAAAAATGCTATATCCCAGCTCTCCCCAAATATCCTTTAAAACTTTAACTAAGCACCATCCAGCTTTTCTAGCTACCTCAATTAGTTCACTAAGACTATATAACCTCATCTTAAAGTAGATCTCATCAATGTATTCTAAATTATTATAGACTTTTCTATAGAATCTCTGTTTTATTAAAATCTCACCTGTTACAGGATTATAGACAGATCTCTCCACAATAGCATAAGAACCATAATCTGTATACGTATCCATGTTACCCACTAATGAATTGAGTAATTCAATATAGTCTTTATTAACCATATCAGCCATCACTAAAAAGCCTGAGTTCTTCACAATCTCTTTTACAGATTTTAGAATATGTATATCTGTATCCATATCATAGTAACCTATAACTGAAGACCATACAAATATTGCAACATCAAATATATGAGTGTCATTAAAACATTTTCTAATCTCTCTTGCATCACATACAATAAATCTCGTCCTATCGCTCAACCCTCTCTCTTTAGCTCTCATAATCGCAATATCTATATATTTTTCCGATATATCTATCCCAGTAACTTAGACATACTCATAGATATGATCCTCACAAACAACTACATATTGATAACCCTTCTAAAGCTTTTCAACTTACTAACAGAATAATTTAGGAGATGGTAAAGCTATGCCAAGAAGAATATATTGGCCAAAGATTAAGAAGGTCTATTGGTGTTATAATTGCAATATACCATTAATGACGCCTACATGTCCAATCTGTGGTGGTAATGCGTATAGAGTACCACTAACAGATCCAGGTGATGCTAGATTAGCACATGAGAAAGATATTCTACTACTGGAGAAAGCGTATTTCTATGAATTTAATACATATAAAGGTCTAAAGGAATTGAAAGGAAAATCAGTAATTCTCCTAAATAAAGCTCCATATTATGATGAAATGAAAGAAGTTGTAGTTGATGGTGTTCAGATTGGGAGGCTGTACTATGAACCACTACTAAGGACATGGCGATTCAG
Above is a genomic segment from Ignisphaera aggregans DSM 17230 containing:
- a CDS encoding small GTP-binding protein (COGs: COG1084 GTPase~InterPro IPR006073:IPR002917:IPR005225~KEGG: iho:Igni_1047 small GTP-binding protein~PFAM: GTP-binding protein HSR1-related~SPTR: A8ABC3 Small GTP-binding protein~TIGRFAM: small GTP-binding protein~PFAM: GTPase of unknown function~TIGRFAM: small GTP-binding protein domain); translated protein: MMSESRGVELRMTEPRPLNNQYYCLEDLLKINPLDYQSLRYRVLQAYVEKVKVPESIYSKGSEEVRKFRYMLKAEKTFQIVSTSLSSIARAPRKESLPAFYGEIIDIASKGLYNTVIDEAVKAIKIISRLWREYRNKILDSSSVSEAKTYSREFVGRVLSIVKRNVKHLYITKDIAKIVKETPCIDTSSPLFIIAGMPQVGKSTLVSKISSAKPKISPYPFTTKNVILGHLDLGSTRIQIMDTPGILDRPLSEMNDIERRAIAALRTLQSVVLYLIDPSIDAYYSIDQQIDVLRTVLTIVGKEKILVVFNKIDKVDGKRLDYCRKLLNSYGYNVDLEISALQGIGIDKLIIEALKRYDLLYKTSYSYSQ
- a CDS encoding cell wall biosynthesis glycosyltransferase-like protein (COGs: COG1215 Glycosyltransferase probably involved in cell wall biogenesis~KEGG: tpe:Tpen_1826 cell wall biosynthesis glycosyltransferase-like protein~SPTR: A1S191 Glycosyltransferases probably involved in cell wall biogenesis-like protein), yielding MLSEVSWILIIASLAITSLYHITIVVRAIPNLKMVKGLGEKHVFGSYIHSLSLVIPSKNEPMEIVLGSMDMFKNIKYNLSNRHFSIVYVLDDDLNYVKNLISKADMVEDTIVILRINGLYRRNGAINDGFRFSYEENVMVLDIDARVDVEVIESAMRCENVCVFPWRTYIRYGTYLEEAVSFMTNYGSWILYKLRSLSKLFIYPLGSGTVYRRDIFVSLGMLPPDIVQDDMYLGVKLLGYGVMPRISLKEYILVSVPQDLYALRIQQSRWSYGTIDVLIRKSIKEFRRSRLDFWTRLEAFFYLLQPFFTMPYTFGIYLSLVSSIIEKGIGIKGFMPLIFIYILFMALESVSIYLFLRFEELYSNRKALFLSGRTSAIMSLISPYITINAIYGLIGRRLEYRITPKIKMSSKMDTSIVITILLAILIICLSIYNHNIPMFIIGLQQIVIGVYSAIRFR